CGGAGATGCCCGGTATGTACCGGGGTTCGGATTATGATTTGGCCGGATTCGTCGTTGGGTTGGTGGACCAGGAGAAAATTGTGGACGGTTCGACAATTTGCCCCGGAGACCGGATCATCGGCCTGCCTTCCTCAGGCTTGCACAGCAACGGTTTTTCCCTGATCAGAAAAGTGCTGGACGCAGCGGAGGTGGCCTATGAGGCTAGGATCGATGGGCATCACCTCGCTACAGAACTTCTTTTACCGACCAGGATATACAGCCGTTCTCTGGAGAAAATGTTCCGGTCTTTACCGGTGAAGGGGGTAGCCCACATTACCGGGGGAGGCATCCCCGGGAACCTTCCCCGAATCCTACCGAAGGGGTGCCAGGCGTTAATCGAAAAGAGCCGGATATCTGTTCCGTGGATTTTTCGGTTTATTCAAGAGATCGGTAGGGTTCCCGGAGAAGAGATGTGGCAGACTTTCAACATGGGGACCGGGATGATTGTCGTGGTGGGCCAAGGTGAGGTCGATCGTGCTCGATCGATTCTGATCGATGCCGGAGAACGACCGGTGGAAATAGGTGAAATCATTGCCGGTGAACAAGGAGTGGTTCTCAGTGGATAACCGGAAGATCGCGGTCCTGGCTTCAGGCCGTGGTACAAATTTACAGGCGATTCTGGAAGCCTGTGCAGCCGGCCAGATACCTGGCCGGGTTTCCCTGGTGATCAGCGATGTCCCGGGGGCACCGGCTCTGGAACGCGCCCGTCGGGCCAATGTTCCCATCCACGTTCTGGATTACGAATCATTTTCCGGGAAAAAAGCCTATGAAAGAAATTTATTTGCTTTGCTTAT
The sequence above is drawn from the Atribacteraceae bacterium genome and encodes:
- the purM gene encoding phosphoribosylformylglycinamidine cyclo-ligase; translation: MEEGWTYKKSGVDVRLAESAVERIRELVGKAPRSGVLSDIGGYAGLYRLPEGLRKPCLVGSCDGVGTKLKVAARLNRHDTVGIDLVAMCVNDILCVGARPLFFLDYYACGGLDREHLEKVVQGIVEGCRLADCALLGGETAEMPGMYRGSDYDLAGFVVGLVDQEKIVDGSTICPGDRIIGLPSSGLHSNGFSLIRKVLDAAEVAYEARIDGHHLATELLLPTRIYSRSLEKMFRSLPVKGVAHITGGGIPGNLPRILPKGCQALIEKSRISVPWIFRFIQEIGRVPGEEMWQTFNMGTGMIVVVGQGEVDRARSILIDAGERPVEIGEIIAGEQGVVLSG